Proteins co-encoded in one Megalops cyprinoides isolate fMegCyp1 chromosome 1, fMegCyp1.pri, whole genome shotgun sequence genomic window:
- the arl6ip1 gene encoding ADP-ribosylation factor-like protein 6-interacting protein 1 — MADGDNKSTNMLARDTAQLEEQLQGWGEVILAADHVLHWQKPWFPGALIGATTVLFTMVYYLDPSVLTGVSCSVMILCLADYLVPILAPRIFSSSKWTTEQQQRFHEICGNLVKTQRRVVGWWKRILALKEERPKMYFLSMISSLVVMAWIGQQVHNLFLTYLIVSFLLLLPGLNQHGIISKYAGMAKREINKLLKQKEKKNE, encoded by the exons ATGGCAGACGGTGataacaaaagcacaaacatgctG GCTAGGGATACggcccagctggaggagcagctaCAGGGATGGGGAGAAGTGATCCTGGCTGCGGATCACGTCCTGCACTGGCAGAAGCCTTGGTTTCCCGGGGCCTTGATAGGGGCCACAACTGTGCTCTTCAC GATGGTGTATTACCTGGACCCGTCAGTGCTGACTGGAGtctcctgctctgtgatgaTCCTGTGTCTGGCTGACTACTTGGTGCCCATCCTTGCTCCCAGGATTTTCAGCTCCAGCAAGTG GACCactgagcagcagcagcgcttCCATGAGATCTGCGGGAACTTGGTCAAGACTCAGCGCCGTGTGGTGGGCTGGTGGAAGCGCATCCTCGCCCTCAAGGAGGAGAGACCCAAAATG TACTTCCTGTCTATGATCAGCAGTCTAGTGGTGATGGCATGGATTGGGCAGCAGGTCCATAACCTATTCCTGACCTATCTGATTG TGTCATTCCTCTTGCTTCTGCCTGGTCTAAACCAGCATGGCATCATCTCCAAGTATGCGGGCATGGCCAAGAGGGAGATCAACAAACTGCTcaaacagaaggagaagaagaacgAGTGA
- the LOC118784806 gene encoding 40S ribosomal protein S15a-like, which yields MVRMNVLADALKSINNAEKRGKRQVLIRPCSKVIVRFLTVMMKHGYIGEFEIIDDHRAGKIVVNLTGRLNKCGVISPRFDLQLKDLEKWQNNLLPSRQFGYIVLTTSAGIMDHEEARRKHTGGKILGFFF from the exons ATGGTGCGCATGAACGTTCTCGCTGATGCGCTGAAAAGCATCAACAATGCTGAGAAACGTGGGAAACGCCAGGTTCTGATCCGGCCGTGCTCCAAAGTCATCGTGCGCTTTCTCACTGTCATGATGAAGCACG GCTATATTGGCGAGTTTGAGATTATCGATGATCACAGAGCTGGGAAGATTGTTGTTAATCTCACAGGCAGGCTGAACAAG TGTGGTGTCATCAGCCCCAGGTTTGACCTCCAGCTTAAGGATTTGGAGAAGTGGCAGAACAACCTCTTGCCCTCTCGGCAGTTTGG ATACATTGTGTTGACCACCTCAGCTGGCATCATGGACCACGAAGAAGCCAGACGGAAACACACAGGAGGGAAAATACTCGGATTCTTTTTCTAA